One window of the bacterium genome contains the following:
- a CDS encoding TrkH family potassium uptake protein, producing the protein MTRQNESVRELIQQKFTFTPALRARVDRLLRRIFLICAVVAIAGFIVEYGFFPSDFLRQIVHIAQALIILIFCLMPLTQLLFTHQRLTWIKEHLAELVVVAVYVIYLLVSSPESGGGISGVWSGDDTGASEAMLGGQLFIAANLIIRFVRGNRTLAALAQRPVRFILLTFLAVIGVGTLLLSLPRATVSGYIHPIDALFTATSATCVTGLIVVDTGSYFTRFGQSVIMGLIQIGGLGLMSFTAFFSTILGVRLARKEVALFSRAYEADALSTVRRLLVYMLLATLLIELLGFGLLYQTWGPKYADQSELLFSSAFHSVSAFCNAGFSLNADNMEAHAGSVGTSLIISSLIILGGLGFIVLMNLTSFRRRHKKGQPHSRLTLQTKLVLVVTAILLVIGWIAITPLEWSNSMQGMDVGEKVMAGYFQSVTTRTAGFNTIPTDALSAGTLFIMIVLMFIGASPGSTGGGIKTSTFAVIVLNFWANLRGKKRVEVFKREIPAGVIKQALTVLVGGLAFVVMGFFILLLLEDQPPLDILFETVSAWGTVGLSAGITGELSYAGRIIIILLMFAGRVGPLSLGLAIGKKHGEARYSYPEGRISIG; encoded by the coding sequence ATGACCCGACAGAACGAATCGGTCCGGGAGCTGATTCAGCAGAAATTCACCTTCACGCCCGCCCTGCGGGCCAGGGTGGACCGGCTGCTGCGCCGCATCTTCCTCATCTGCGCCGTCGTCGCCATCGCCGGCTTCATCGTCGAGTACGGCTTCTTCCCCTCCGACTTCCTCCGCCAGATCGTCCACATCGCCCAGGCGCTCATCATCCTCATCTTCTGCCTCATGCCCCTGACCCAGCTCCTGTTCACGCACCAGAGGCTGACCTGGATCAAGGAGCACCTGGCCGAGCTCGTCGTGGTGGCGGTTTACGTCATTTACCTCCTCGTCAGCTCGCCGGAGTCCGGGGGAGGGATATCCGGCGTCTGGAGCGGCGACGACACCGGGGCCTCCGAGGCCATGCTGGGGGGCCAGCTCTTCATCGCCGCCAACCTCATCATCCGCTTCGTCCGGGGCAACCGCACCCTGGCCGCCCTCGCCCAACGGCCGGTCCGATTCATCCTCTTGACGTTCCTGGCGGTCATCGGCGTGGGCACCCTGCTTTTATCACTCCCCCGCGCCACCGTCTCCGGCTACATCCACCCCATAGACGCCCTCTTCACCGCCACCAGCGCCACCTGCGTCACCGGCCTGATCGTGGTGGACACCGGGAGCTACTTCACCCGCTTCGGCCAGTCCGTGATAATGGGGCTCATACAGATCGGCGGCCTGGGCCTGATGAGCTTCACCGCCTTCTTCTCCACCATCCTGGGAGTCCGACTGGCGCGCAAGGAGGTCGCCCTCTTCTCCCGCGCCTACGAGGCCGACGCCCTGTCCACCGTCCGACGACTCCTCGTGTACATGTTGCTGGCCACCCTGTTGATCGAGCTCCTCGGATTCGGCCTGCTGTACCAGACCTGGGGGCCCAAGTACGCCGACCAGAGCGAGCTGCTGTTCTCCTCGGCCTTCCACTCCGTCTCCGCCTTCTGCAACGCCGGCTTCAGTTTGAACGCCGACAACATGGAGGCCCACGCCGGCTCCGTCGGCACCTCGCTCATCATCTCCTCGCTCATCATCCTGGGCGGCCTGGGTTTCATCGTGCTGATGAACCTCACCAGCTTCCGCCGCCGCCACAAGAAAGGCCAGCCGCACAGCCGCCTGACCCTCCAGACCAAGCTCGTCCTCGTCGTCACCGCCATACTGCTCGTCATCGGCTGGATCGCCATCACCCCTCTGGAGTGGAGTAACTCCATGCAGGGCATGGACGTGGGCGAGAAGGTGATGGCCGGCTACTTCCAGTCCGTCACCACGCGCACCGCCGGCTTCAACACCATCCCCACCGACGCCCTGAGCGCCGGGACCCTGTTCATCATGATAGTGCTGATGTTCATCGGCGCCAGCCCGGGCTCCACCGGCGGCGGTATAAAGACCAGCACCTTCGCCGTCATCGTACTGAACTTCTGGGCCAACCTGCGCGGCAAGAAGCGCGTCGAGGTGTTCAAGCGCGAGATTCCCGCCGGGGTGATCAAACAGGCGCTGACCGTCCTGGTGGGCGGTCTCGCCTTCGTCGTCATGGGCTTTTTCATCCTGCTGCTCCTGGAGGACCAGCCGCCGCTGGACATACTCTTCGAGACGGTCTCCGCCTGGGGCACCGTGGGGCTCTCCGCGGGCATCACCGGCGAATTGTCCTACGCCGGGCGGATCATCATCATCCTGTTGATGTTCGCCGGCCGCGTAGGACCGCTGTCCTTGGGCCTGGCCATCGGCAAGAAGCACGGCGAAGCCCGCTACTCCTACCCCGAGGGTAGGATCAGCATCGGGTAA
- a CDS encoding DUF2341 domain-containing protein has product MFTRAIGYFLLFICVSAGATTLNSGSGAAFESVNPRSEGDEWWDDAWIHRALVYIDNHYNNEVLTYFPISVSVSYRGSMQPDFDDLRFTDLDGDQLPYWIEESERSSYAKVWVRVPEIPAAANVYMYYGNPAAASESDIEGYAELCEPFNDDPTRSGGWSVYRHAGEVSLEGCWDPADGVLYLTRQECNLGAALFADLDMNRFNGWVLTFDYLVGDGTGAEGFCAMFYKDEAPYAGGTPSCGGGLGFTTADGDAIQGYGIEFDAHPGEGDPNRRHAALIEDSTDNHLKTVEDDRVCDGMWHHVELVNLRGKLTLNLDSDTLIYERIFNTPGGDRSYGGLGFCAATGDLTNDHVIDNVLLRKLTQPMPTSMVGDEEGPDSMIVEITFGQLKALYR; this is encoded by the coding sequence ATGTTTACGCGGGCAATCGGCTACTTTCTGCTCTTCATCTGCGTTTCGGCCGGCGCGACGACATTGAACTCCGGCTCCGGAGCGGCCTTCGAGAGCGTCAACCCCCGGTCCGAGGGGGACGAGTGGTGGGACGACGCCTGGATCCACCGGGCGCTGGTCTACATAGATAACCACTACAACAACGAGGTCCTCACCTACTTCCCCATCTCTGTATCCGTGTCGTACCGAGGCAGCATGCAACCGGACTTCGACGACCTCCGCTTCACCGATTTGGACGGCGACCAGCTCCCGTACTGGATCGAGGAGTCCGAGCGGTCGTCCTACGCCAAGGTCTGGGTCCGGGTGCCGGAGATACCCGCCGCCGCGAACGTCTACATGTACTACGGCAACCCGGCCGCGGCCTCGGAGAGCGACATCGAGGGGTACGCCGAGCTCTGCGAGCCCTTCAACGACGACCCGACACGCTCCGGCGGCTGGAGCGTCTACCGCCACGCCGGGGAGGTCTCCCTCGAGGGATGCTGGGACCCGGCGGACGGGGTCCTCTACCTCACCCGGCAGGAGTGCAACCTGGGGGCGGCCCTTTTCGCCGACCTCGACATGAACCGGTTCAACGGGTGGGTCCTGACCTTCGATTACCTCGTGGGAGATGGAACGGGTGCCGAAGGCTTCTGCGCCATGTTTTACAAGGATGAGGCGCCCTACGCCGGCGGCACCCCCTCGTGCGGCGGCGGCCTCGGCTTCACCACCGCGGACGGGGACGCAATCCAGGGTTACGGCATCGAGTTCGACGCCCATCCCGGTGAGGGCGACCCCAACAGGCGGCACGCGGCCCTCATCGAGGACAGCACCGACAACCACCTCAAGACCGTCGAGGACGACCGGGTGTGCGACGGGATGTGGCACCACGTGGAGCTCGTTAACCTCCGGGGAAAGCTCACCCTGAATCTGGACTCCGACACCCTCATCTACGAGCGCATCTTCAACACCCCGGGCGGCGACAGGAGCTACGGGGGGCTGGGATTCTGCGCCGCCACCGGCGACCTCACCAACGACCACGTGATAGACAACGTCTTGCTGCGCAAGTTGACGCAGCCGATGCCGACCAGCATGGTCGGAGACGAGGAAGGTCCGGACTCGATGATCGTCGAGATCACCTTCGGCCAGCTCAAGGCGCTCTACCGGTAG
- a CDS encoding AccI family restriction endonuclease, with protein sequence MNLYEKELSLSLENIEFEFRYQKLIPLDDFILNPRRLRGSDFLMRWSQGVWSEKRLIQAVNDTDRYFAIPYGPSGTAPGDDPKEHELYFERLEDAGLGAIKRPDVLLFRKANAAVVKGIIKEVGGIEELPFTPEDKDPMRKLLSYALLAVECENSLWKVSLMPGYGEKLRPMKRLGGKFGLPKNTVLPTVILKEEDKGPLNDWQDKNCLQIHIWHAFYDRAYGITFNYVNDLINQGLIEGTTQIFQAPGGATTRKKIYKVYYHYAYPLAESLEEPSLIPAHIVDKNGHILPYVKFEGGVLKISSEALSILDRLSN encoded by the coding sequence GTGAACTTGTATGAAAAAGAGCTGAGTCTTTCTTTAGAAAATATCGAATTTGAATTCAGGTATCAGAAATTGATACCTTTGGATGATTTTATCTTAAATCCACGCCGTTTACGCGGTAGCGATTTCTTGATGCGGTGGTCACAGGGAGTATGGAGTGAGAAACGCCTTATACAAGCTGTAAACGATACTGATAGGTATTTCGCTATTCCGTATGGACCCAGCGGAACAGCACCGGGGGATGATCCTAAAGAACACGAGCTGTACTTTGAAAGGCTTGAGGATGCGGGCCTCGGGGCGATCAAACGCCCGGATGTGCTGTTATTCCGAAAAGCGAATGCAGCGGTAGTTAAGGGCATTATAAAGGAGGTTGGTGGAATTGAGGAGTTACCCTTTACACCCGAAGATAAAGACCCAATGAGAAAGTTACTATCATACGCTTTACTTGCAGTTGAATGTGAGAACAGTTTATGGAAGGTCTCTCTAATGCCTGGTTACGGTGAAAAGCTAAGACCTATGAAAAGGCTTGGTGGAAAATTCGGTTTACCTAAAAACACGGTTTTACCGACTGTAATTCTCAAAGAAGAAGATAAAGGCCCTTTAAATGATTGGCAGGATAAAAATTGTCTTCAAATACATATTTGGCACGCGTTTTACGATAGAGCCTACGGAATAACTTTTAATTACGTAAATGATTTAATTAATCAGGGTTTAATTGAAGGTACTACCCAAATATTCCAGGCACCGGGTGGAGCAACAACACGTAAGAAAATCTACAAAGTGTATTATCATTATGCTTATCCACTTGCAGAATCATTAGAAGAGCCTAGTTTGATCCCAGCGCATATAGTTGATAAAAACGGTCACATTCTTCCATATGTGAAGTTTGAGGGCGGTGTCTTAAAGATAAGTTCAGAAGCATTAAGCATCTTAGATAGGTTATCCAACTAA
- the nadA gene encoding quinolinate synthase NadA encodes MTANLMGKPLETDFMLDGIARLRRERDAVVLAHNYQLPEVQAAADLTGDSLGLARHAAGTDAKVIVLCGVLFMAETAAILCPEKRVLLPELRAGCPMADMITADDVREAREKAPELYVVTYVNSTAEVKAVSDVCCTSANAVEILRNAPAGRPVLFCPDRHLGEWAALQVGRTDIGLYPAETDIRLWPGFCPTHHRLTLEDLRRAKETHPRAKVMVHPECRLEVCRAADRVASTGGMLRYPADVDDREFIVGTEVGLLDPLRRAYPDRRFHPAAAEKMVCWNMKVTTLESVYTALSEDRYPVAVPEEVAAPARRAIERMLEA; translated from the coding sequence GTGACGGCGAATCTCATGGGCAAGCCGCTGGAAACCGACTTCATGCTGGACGGTATAGCCCGCCTGCGCCGGGAGCGCGACGCGGTCGTCCTGGCCCACAACTACCAGCTCCCCGAGGTTCAGGCGGCGGCTGACCTCACCGGCGATTCCCTCGGCCTGGCGCGCCACGCCGCAGGGACCGACGCGAAGGTCATCGTCCTCTGCGGCGTCCTGTTCATGGCCGAAACGGCGGCCATCCTCTGCCCCGAAAAGCGTGTGCTCCTGCCCGAGCTCCGCGCCGGTTGCCCCATGGCCGACATGATTACCGCCGACGACGTGCGGGAGGCGAGGGAAAAGGCCCCGGAGCTCTACGTCGTCACCTACGTGAATTCCACCGCCGAGGTGAAGGCGGTCTCGGACGTTTGTTGCACCAGCGCCAACGCGGTGGAAATATTACGTAATGCGCCGGCGGGCCGACCGGTCCTCTTCTGCCCCGACCGGCACCTGGGCGAGTGGGCCGCGCTCCAGGTCGGCCGCACCGACATCGGCCTTTACCCCGCCGAGACGGACATCCGCCTCTGGCCCGGCTTCTGCCCCACCCACCACCGCCTGACCCTGGAGGACCTCCGGCGGGCAAAGGAAACCCATCCGCGGGCGAAGGTCATGGTCCACCCCGAGTGCCGCCTCGAAGTCTGCCGGGCGGCCGACCGAGTCGCCTCCACGGGGGGGATGCTTCGCTACCCGGCCGATGTGGACGACCGCGAGTTCATCGTCGGCACCGAGGTGGGCCTCCTGGACCCGCTCCGTCGGGCTTACCCCGACCGGCGTTTCCACCCCGCCGCGGCGGAGAAGATGGTCTGCTGGAACATGAAGGTGACCACGCTGGAGAGCGTTTACACGGCGCTCAGCGAGGACCGTTACCCCGTGGCCGTTCCCGAGGAGGTGGCCGCGCCCGCGCGCCGGGCCATCGAGCGGATGCTGGAGGCGTAA
- a CDS encoding N-6 DNA methylase, protein MLKYQQTLPRTGPEREALREKGQFWTPEWVAEAMVSYVLYERPDHIFDPAVGSGVFFRAAMTVAKEMALDRLHLIGTEIDPNAIRKALEKDLTEHDVSNVMIRDFVINPPHATYRAIVANPPYIRHHRLTNEIKVECKRMCNNSIGKAIDGRAGLHIFFLIRALQLLEKGGRLAFIMPADTCEGVFALDLWNWITQKYRLDAVITFSPAATPFPGVDTNAIIFLIKNTERKDFFYWVKCTEPNTSKFKEWVRSDFQSNHAAELIVHKRKLNEGLSTGLSRPPLDNERCEHILLDFASVMRGIATGANDFFFLTKKQVEKLQIPDDLLVPAVSRTRDVPGNEITNELLDILDAKGRPTLLFSPDNRLLDAFPLQVRDYLIRGYEIGLPNKPLISMRNPWYQMEKRIPPPILFAYLGRRNARFIRNYSGVVPLTGFLCVYPHYIEKEYINNLFKMLSDAEVVNNLSLVGKSYGGGALKVEPRSLEKLPIPNYIAERYNLAKPCKVQTELFKL, encoded by the coding sequence ATGCTAAAATACCAACAAACACTACCTAGAACAGGACCCGAGAGAGAAGCTCTCAGGGAGAAGGGGCAATTTTGGACACCTGAATGGGTAGCAGAGGCAATGGTAAGTTATGTCCTTTACGAAAGACCCGATCATATATTTGATCCAGCCGTTGGTTCAGGGGTATTTTTTCGTGCTGCTATGACAGTTGCTAAGGAAATGGCCCTAGATCGCTTACATCTAATCGGGACAGAAATAGATCCAAATGCTATTCGTAAGGCGCTAGAGAAGGATTTAACCGAGCATGACGTGTCTAATGTAATGATAAGGGATTTCGTTATAAATCCACCACATGCTACTTATAGAGCTATCGTCGCTAATCCGCCTTATATTCGTCACCATCGTTTAACAAATGAAATAAAGGTTGAATGTAAAAGAATGTGTAATAATTCAATTGGAAAGGCAATTGATGGACGAGCTGGACTTCATATCTTCTTTTTAATCCGCGCACTTCAGCTGCTTGAAAAAGGCGGTAGACTAGCTTTTATAATGCCTGCGGATACGTGTGAGGGTGTTTTCGCGTTAGATTTGTGGAATTGGATAACACAAAAATATAGGTTGGATGCTGTGATAACCTTCTCTCCGGCTGCAACTCCTTTCCCGGGTGTGGACACCAATGCAATTATCTTTTTGATAAAGAATACTGAGCGGAAGGATTTCTTCTATTGGGTTAAATGTACCGAACCAAACACCTCAAAATTTAAAGAATGGGTACGTTCTGATTTTCAAAGTAACCATGCTGCTGAACTGATAGTTCATAAAAGAAAGCTAAATGAAGGCCTAAGTACAGGACTATCAAGGCCACCTCTTGATAATGAACGCTGTGAACACATACTTTTAGATTTTGCTTCGGTTATGCGTGGAATTGCAACCGGAGCTAATGACTTTTTCTTTCTTACAAAAAAACAAGTAGAAAAATTACAGATACCGGATGATCTTCTAGTACCAGCTGTAAGTCGTACACGAGATGTGCCCGGAAATGAAATAACCAATGAATTACTTGATATACTTGATGCTAAAGGAAGGCCAACATTGCTTTTCTCACCTGATAACCGATTATTAGATGCATTTCCTCTTCAAGTCCGCGATTATCTAATAAGAGGATATGAAATTGGATTACCTAATAAACCCTTGATATCAATGAGAAACCCCTGGTATCAAATGGAAAAACGTATACCACCACCCATTCTATTTGCATATCTTGGTAGACGCAATGCACGTTTTATCCGTAATTATTCCGGGGTAGTGCCACTGACAGGTTTTTTATGCGTTTACCCTCATTATATAGAAAAAGAATATATAAATAATTTATTCAAAATGTTATCTGACGCAGAAGTTGTTAATAATCTGTCCCTTGTCGGAAAATCGTATGGAGGAGGGGCACTCAAAGTAGAACCTCGTTCACTAGAGAAATTACCAATACCGAATTATATCGCGGAGCGATATAATTTAGCTAAACCATGTAAAGTACAAACAGAGTTGTTTAAGTTATAA